The following are encoded together in the Cicer arietinum cultivar CDC Frontier isolate Library 1 chromosome 2, Cicar.CDCFrontier_v2.0, whole genome shotgun sequence genome:
- the LOC101512143 gene encoding serine/threonine-protein phosphatase PP1 isozyme 4 produces MSAQGQGQVQVIDEAVLDDIIRRLTEVRLARPGKQVQLSEAEIKQLCLASREIFLQQPNLLELEAPIKICGDIHGQYSDLLRLFEYGGLPPKANYLFLGDYVDRGKQSLETICLLLAYKIKYPENFFLLRGNHECASINRIYGFYDECKRRFNVRLWKAFTDSFNCLPVAALIDDKILCMHGGLSPELANLDQIRILPRPTAIPDTGLLCDLLWSDPGRDVKGWGMNDRGVSYTFGPDMVAEFLTKHDLDLICRAHQVVEDGYEFFADRKLVTIFSAPNYCGEFDNAGAMMSVDENLMCSFQILKPAEKKAKFVMSNKM; encoded by the exons ATGAGCGCACAAGGTCAAGGACAAGTTCAAGTGATTGATGAAGCGGTGCTGGATGACATAATCCGGCGACTCACGGAGGTCCGATTAGCCCGACCCGGAAAACAAGTTCAGCTCTCTGAAGCTGAGATCAAGCAATTATGTTTAGCTTCTAGAGAAATCTTCCTTCAACAACCCAATTTGCTTGAACTTGAAGCCCCTATTAAGATTTGTG GTGACATTCATGGGCAGTACAGTGATTTGTTAAGGCTATTTGAGTATGGGGGTTTGCCTCCTAAAGCTAATTATCTCTTTTTAGGGGATTATGTCGATCGCGGGAAGCAAAGCTTAGAAACCATATGTCTTTTACTTGCTTATAAAATCAAGTATCCTGAAAACTTTTTCCTTTTGAGGGGAAATCACGAATGCGCTTCCATTAATAGGATATATGGATTTTACGATGAATGTAAGCGAAGGTTTAATGTGAGGCTTTGGAAAGCCTTTACGGACTCTTTTAACTGCCTTCCTGTGGCAGCACTTATAGATGATAAAATATTGTGCATGCATGGTGGTCTTTCTCCCGAACTCGCCAATTTGGACCAAATCAGGATTCTGCCTCGTCCAACTGCTATTCCCGACACTGGTTTGCTCTGTGATTTGCTTTGGTCTGATCCTGGTAGAGATGTGAAGGGTTGGGGTATGAATGATAGAGGAGTTTCCTACACGTTTGGACCTGATATGGTGGCTGAATTTTTGACAAAGCATGACTTGGACCTTATTTGCCGTGCTCATCAG GTTGTAGAGGATGGTTATGAATTTTTTGCCGACAGGAAACTTGTTACGATATTTTCAGCTCCAAACTACTGTGGTGAATTTGACAATGCTGGTGCAATGATGAGTGTGGATGAGAACTTGATGTGCTCGTTCCAGATTCTTAAGCCTGCAGAGAAAAAAGCGAAGTTCGTGATGTCAAACAAGATGTGA
- the LOC101511830 gene encoding LOW QUALITY PROTEIN: protein NEDD1 (The sequence of the model RefSeq protein was modified relative to this genomic sequence to represent the inferred CDS: deleted 2 bases in 1 codon), with protein MSLLAASGGDTVKLFDASDKLFDSSVKPGDPCTLSFTPSPGFQVNSVKWNHTNLVVASAGDDKRISLWRKNGHSMGTIPVAGTDSIDNIEESILAISFSNKASRYICSGGSDQVVKIWDLQRKRCIKWLKGHTNTVTGVMYNCKDEHLASISLSGDLILHNLASGQRAAELKDPNQQILRVLDYSRVSRHLLVTAGDDGTVHLWDTTGRSPKVSWMKQHSAPTAGISFSPSNDKIIASVGLDKKLYTYDSGSRRPTSCISCEAPFSSLAFRDDGWLLAAGTSNGRVAFYDVRGKPQPFGVLHAYGSSEAVTSLCWQRSKPVIVDERNCTAETALVGDAIEDSILMPDPLPSATSSSISQSTSVSGTRNSGRLSASIDTSLLATSSGGFTSNLPNVSTGEETPHRNHLWPGGTLSRLHAPRGSYNFKDDMEVFSPLVDVPPITPSLWDENGAKKDNLFSDRKPMLFPSSSRRFPSSEEVISDHPISDWKSGSTAKQDITQSSFPLVGLTPPPSTKSEESSITPPEAWGGEKLADKYTYIRPAVNAPSRFGMLASSGQTAGSMLSGLQDTSSSSSISSYTSSSLNFSNLRTKDVSTSQETSLGFTDHMFSTSLPLSISTKSSLVQANVESPRISDSPRMSSFSRRISSYAERISTAPSFGDGVSLSVGSPKIKKSGAETREELLNSLLLKSDISTGTESGSLPLTNGIISQQKASQSDAQGSSFTLQLFQRTLEETLDSFQKSIHEDVRNVHLEILSQFHLQEVCISNKCRSFAFFIFSLINCLVQQMAMATVMNSILENQAELMKEVKSLRKENEQLRQLL; from the exons ATGTCGTTATTGGCGGCCAGCGGCGGCGACACCGTCAAACTATTCGACGCCTCCGATAAGCTATTCGACTCATCCGTCAAACCCGGTGATCCTTGTACCCTTAGTTTTACCCCTTCTCCTGGTTTTCAAGTCAATTCAGTCAAGTGGAATCACACAA ATTTGGTTGTTGCAAGTGCTGGAGATGATAAGAGGATCTCTTTGTGGCGTAAGAATGGACATAGTATGGGGACTATTCCTGTTGCCGGTACTGATAGTATTGACAATATTGAG GAGTCAATACTGGCTATCAGTTTCAGCAACAAGGCATCCAGATATATATGTTCTGGAGGAAGCGATCAAGTTGTAAAGATATGGGATTTGCAAAGAAAGCGATGTATTAAATGGCTAAAAGGTCACACTAATACTGTCACAGGTGTAATGTACAATTGTAAAGATGAACATTTGGCTTCTATCAGCCTCAGCGGGGACCTTATACTTCATAACCTTGCTTCTGGGCAAAGGGCAGCTGAACTCAAAGACCCCAATCAACAG ATTTTGAGAGTTCTTGATTATTCTCGGGTTAGTCGTCACCTTCTGGTGACAGCTGGTGATGATGGGACGGTGCATTTGTGGGACACAACTGGACGCAGCCCTAAG GTTTCATGGATGAAGCAACATTCTGCACCAACTGCTGGCATTAGCTTCTCTCCATCCAACGACaag ATCATTGCTAGTGTTGGccttgataaaaaattatacacatATGACTCTGGATCAAGAAGACCGACATCTTGCATTTCTTGTGAAGCTCCTTTTTCTTCATTGGCCTTCAGAGACGATGGTTGGTTGCTGGCCGCCGGAACTAGCAATGGGCGCGTGGCTTTCTACGATGTTCGTGGAAAACCACAACCTTTTGGTGTTCTTCACGCATATGGTAGTTCAGAG GCTGTTACAAGCTTATGCTGGCAAAGATCAAAACCAGTTATTGTTGATGAGAGGAATTGTACTGCTGAGACTGCTCTTGTGGGAGATGCTATTGAAGATTCAATCCTTATGCCTGATCCTTTACCTTCTGCAACTTCATCAAGCATTTCCCAATCTACATCAGTGTCTGGTACTAGGAATTCTGGTCGGCTGAGTGCTTCCATTGATACATCTTTGCTTGCAACATCCAGCGGTGGATTTACATCAAACCTACCAAATGTGTCTACTGGAGAGGAAACACCACACCGAAACCATTTATGGCCAGGTGGAACACTATCCAGGTTGCATGCTCCACGTGGTAGTTATAACTTCAAGGATGACATGGAGGTATTCTCCCCTCTTGTGGATGTTCCACCAATAACACCTTCTCTGTGGGATGAAAATGGGGCAAAGAAGGATAATTTATTTTCAGATAGGAAACCTATGTTGTTTCCATCATCCAGTCGAAGATTTCCAAGTTCAGAAGAAGTAATCAGTGATCATCCAATATCTGATTGGAAGTCTGGCTCAACTGCCAAGCAG GATATCACTCAATCTTCCTTTCCACTTGTTGGATTAACTCCTCCTCCATCTACAAAGAGTGAAGAGTCGTCCATCACTCCTCCAGAAGCTTGGGGTGGTGAGAAGTTAGCTGATAAATATACTTACATACGTCCGGCTGTAAATGCACCGTCTCGTTTTGGTATGTTGGCTTCCAGTGGTCAGACAGCAGGATCAATGCTTTCTGGATTGCAGGATACATCGTCATCATCTAGTATCAGTTCCTATACCAGTTCAAGCCTAAATTTTTCCAATTTACGCACCAAAGATGTTTCTACAAGCCAGGAGACTTCACTGGGATTTACTGATCACATGTTCTCTACTTCCTTGCCTTTGTCCATCAGTACAAAAAGCAGCCTTGTACAGGCAAATGTTGAATCCCCAAGAATATCTGATTCTCCTAGAATGTCATCTTTTTCTCGAAGAATTTCAAGTTATGCAGAAAGAATAAGCACAGCACCTTCCTTTGGTGATGGAGTATCTCTTTCAGTTGGTTCACCTAAGATTAAGAAATCAGGAGCAGAAACCAGAGAAGAACTTCTAAATAGCTTGCTGTTGAAGTCCGATATATCAACTGGAACAGAATCCGGTTCTCTACCACTGACAAAT GGAATAATATCACAACAGAAAGCATCTCAGTCAGATGCACAAGGATCTTCATTTACACTTCAGCTTTTTCAACGGACACTGGAAGAAACTCTAGATTCCTTTCAGAAATCCATACACGAGGATGTGAGAAACGTTCATCTTGAAATATTAAGTCAGTTTCATCTGCAAGAGGTATGCATCTCGAATAAGTGTAGGTCGTttgcatttttcatt ttctctCTAATTAATTGTCTCGTTCAACAGATGGCAATGGCAACCGTGATGAACTCAATTCTAGAAAACCAAGCGGAGTTGATGAAAGAAGTGAAGTCTCTTCGTAAGGAAAACGAACAGCTTAGACAATTGCTTTGA